The Thermodesulfobacteriota bacterium genome contains a region encoding:
- a CDS encoding VTT domain-containing protein → MRLLGKILLALVGLAFLLAAPYGVWGERFEILFSQEAASRWFGEIRPYAWAVGAGLLMADLVLPIPATGVMAALGAVYGIWGGTLAAAAGSLASGAAGYALARLGGGPLTRRLAAPEELDEVRGWLDRWGWLAIILSRLLPVLPEAMAVLAGMAGMRPGRFLVALAAGCLPTAFLFATLGHASRQTPAWGLLAALLLPVCLYPVGRRLLAAARR, encoded by the coding sequence ATGCGGCTCCTTGGCAAGATCCTGCTGGCGCTGGTCGGTCTGGCCTTTCTGCTGGCAGCGCCCTATGGCGTGTGGGGAGAGCGCTTCGAGATCCTCTTCAGCCAGGAGGCCGCCAGCCGCTGGTTCGGCGAGATCCGGCCCTATGCCTGGGCGGTGGGCGCGGGCCTTCTGATGGCCGACCTGGTGCTGCCTATTCCGGCCACCGGCGTCATGGCAGCCCTGGGCGCCGTCTACGGGATCTGGGGCGGCACCCTGGCGGCGGCCGCCGGCTCTTTGGCCAGTGGTGCCGCGGGCTATGCCCTGGCCCGGCTGGGCGGCGGCCCGTTGACCCGGCGCCTGGCAGCGCCGGAAGAGCTCGATGAGGTCCGCGGCTGGCTCGACCGCTGGGGCTGGCTGGCCATCATCCTGAGCCGCCTCTTGCCGGTCCTGCCCGAGGCCATGGCCGTCCTGGCCGGGATGGCCGGGATGCGGCCCGGCCGCTTCCTGGTCGCCCTGGCCGCCGGCTGCCTGCCCACCGCTTTTCTGTTCGCGACCCTGGGCCATGCCAGCCGGCAGACCCCGGCATGGGGGCTCCTGGCGGCGCTCCTGCTGCCGGTCTGCCTGTATCCGGTGGGACGGCGCCTGCTGGCCGCGGCCCGGCGTTGA